The Novosphingobium aromaticivorans DSM 12444 genome segment TCGCTCCATCACGTCCGCGCGCGCGAGTGGAAGGGCGACCTCGTCCTGCTGCACGAACTGGCCGATGGTCCGGCCGACAAGTCCTACGGCCTTGCCGTGGCCCGCCTCGCCGGCGTTCCCGCGCCCGTGATCAAGCGCGCCAAGTCGGTGCTGGAGAAGCTGGAGAAAGGCCGCGCCGCCACCGGCGGGCTGGCGGCCGGGCTCGACGACCTGCCCCTCTTCGCCGCCGCCATCGAGGCCGCCGAGGAAAAGGTCGATGCCCTTCGCGAACGCCTCAACGGCCTCGACATCGACGCACTGTCCCCTCGCGAGGCTCTGGACCTGCTCTACGAACTGAAAGCCCAGGCCAATGGTTGAGCCGACCCTGCTGGGCCGCAAGCGCACGCTGTTCGTCATGGCAGCGGCGCCCGAATACGGCCCACACCTGCGCGCCCGCTTCGTGCCGCTGATCACCGGCATAGGCCCGGTGGAGGCCGCGCTGCACACCGGCATCGCGCTCGCCCGGATGGAAGCGGCAGGCTCCCTGCCCGACCTCGTCGTCTGCCTCGGTTCAGCCGGATCGCGGCGCTGCGCGCTCGGCTCGGTCCATCAGGTCGGCCAGGTGTCCTGGCGCGACATGGACGCATCGCCGCTGGGCATCGAACCCGGCATCGTGCCCTACCTCGACGAACCGAAGGACCTGACGCTCGAAACCCCGCTCGGCCTTCCTGTCGCATCGCTGTCGAGCGGCGGCGACGTTGTCAGCGGCGCGGGCTGGGACGGCATCGACGCCGACATGGTCGACATGGAAACCTACGCCGTCGCCCGTGCCGCGCGCACTTTCGGCGTGCCGCTGGTGGGACTTCGAGGCGTATCGGACGGCCCGGGCGAACTCGCGGGCGCGCACGACTGGCACAAGCTGCTTGGCTATCTCGACGGCGAACTGGCCAAGGCGGTGGACCTGCTCGCGGCCCACTACGGCTAGCGACAGGCCTTCCCTGTCCGTTCCCGTCGGGCATGAGGTGAGCTGAAGATCAAAGGCTCAGGAAAAGTCCCGCCAGCGCCGCGCTCATCAGATTGCTCAGCGCCCCGGCCACCAGGGCGCGGATACCGAGCTTGGCGATCACCGGGCGCTGGTTCGGCGCCAGGCCGCCGGTCACCGCCATCTGAATCGCGATAGAGCTGAAATTGGCAAAGCCGCACAGCGCGAACGTGACGATGGCGACGGTATGCTGCGACAGCGCGGTGTCCTTGCCCAGTTCGATGAAGGCGACGAACTCGTTCAGCACGATCTTGCTGCCGAACAATCCCCCCGCCTGCATCGCCTCGGCCCAGCCATCCGCGCCGAGCAGGTAGAACACCGGCGCAAAGACATAGCCAAGCACCATCTGGAATGAGAGCTGCGGCGCGCCGAACCAGCCGCCGATCCATCCCAGCACGCCGTTCGCCAGCGCTACCAGCGCAACGAAGGCCAGCACCATCGCACCCACCGCGACGGCAAGCTTGACGCCGGTCTGCGCCCCCTGGCTGGCTGCCATGATGATATTGGCGGGACGCTCTTCCTCGTCCGAAGCGAGGCTCGGCTTCACGTGCGGGTTGGGCAGATCCTCGCCCCCCACCTCGGCCGGGACAGGCGGCTCGTCCGGCATCATCAGCTTGGCCATCAGGATACCGCCCGGTGCCGACATGAACGCTGCGGCGACCAGGTAGTCGATGCGGATGCCCATCGAGGCGTAAGCCGCCAGGATGGTCCCCGCCACGCCGGCCATGCCCACGGTCATCACGCAGAAAAGCTGCGAGGGGTTGAGCCCGGCAAGATAGGGCCGGATCACCAGCGGGGATTCGCTCTGCCCGACGAAGATGTTGCTCGCCGCGCACAGCGATTCGACCTTGCTGATGCCGGTGACCTTCTCCAGCGCGCCGCCGATCCACCGGATCACCAATTGCATCACGCCGAGATAGTAGAGGATCGAGATCAGCGCCGCGAAGAACACGATCACCGGCAGAGCGGAAATGGCGAAGCTGGTGCCGCCG includes the following:
- a CDS encoding NupC/NupG family nucleoside CNT transporter; the protein is MRVVSSLVGMVLILALAFLLSSNRRAIRPRVVAAAFALQAGFAALVLYVPFGNRALQGAAGGVESLLGFARAGVAFLFGPLADPAIGGTSFAISALPVIVFFAALISILYYLGVMQLVIRWIGGALEKVTGISKVESLCAASNIFVGQSESPLVIRPYLAGLNPSQLFCVMTVGMAGVAGTILAAYASMGIRIDYLVAAAFMSAPGGILMAKLMMPDEPPVPAEVGGEDLPNPHVKPSLASDEEERPANIIMAASQGAQTGVKLAVAVGAMVLAFVALVALANGVLGWIGGWFGAPQLSFQMVLGYVFAPVFYLLGADGWAEAMQAGGLFGSKIVLNEFVAFIELGKDTALSQHTVAIVTFALCGFANFSSIAIQMAVTGGLAPNQRPVIAKLGIRALVAGALSNLMSAALAGLFLSL
- a CDS encoding 5'-methylthioadenosine/S-adenosylhomocysteine nucleosidase (Enables the cleavage of the glycosidic bond in both 5'-methylthioadenosine and S-adenosylhomocysteine), translated to MVEPTLLGRKRTLFVMAAAPEYGPHLRARFVPLITGIGPVEAALHTGIALARMEAAGSLPDLVVCLGSAGSRRCALGSVHQVGQVSWRDMDASPLGIEPGIVPYLDEPKDLTLETPLGLPVASLSSGGDVVSGAGWDGIDADMVDMETYAVARAARTFGVPLVGLRGVSDGPGELAGAHDWHKLLGYLDGELAKAVDLLAAHYG